The following proteins come from a genomic window of Stigmatella erecta:
- a CDS encoding RNA polymerase sigma factor — MAWEWDQERLRRFREGAPDVLGEVFRAHSEGLARMLRGAAFRGRGYSHLRSALEVENTVLETFARAFEPRTRLAYDGVRPYGQFLMGIARNVVLEELRSREVVAGLGPQHEDSALDWESGAEGTGESLEQLLEDREVEALLKDFKDGLSAQERDLFELRFSEGLAQETAAERVGLTRIQVRRREKGLKQRLLEFLQERGYLQGIQAKGWGFLKRSGDG; from the coding sequence ATGGCGTGGGAGTGGGACCAGGAGCGATTGCGGCGCTTCCGGGAGGGCGCACCGGACGTGCTCGGGGAGGTATTCCGCGCGCATTCCGAGGGGCTGGCCCGGATGTTGCGGGGCGCGGCCTTCCGGGGGCGGGGGTACTCCCACCTGCGAAGTGCCCTCGAGGTGGAGAACACGGTGTTGGAGACCTTTGCCCGCGCCTTCGAACCCCGGACGCGGCTCGCGTATGACGGAGTGCGTCCTTATGGACAGTTCCTCATGGGCATCGCGCGCAACGTGGTGCTCGAGGAGCTGCGCTCGCGCGAGGTGGTGGCGGGGCTGGGCCCCCAGCACGAGGACAGCGCGCTCGACTGGGAGTCGGGGGCCGAGGGCACCGGAGAGAGCCTGGAGCAGCTGCTGGAAGACCGCGAGGTGGAGGCGCTGCTGAAGGACTTCAAGGACGGGCTCTCCGCGCAGGAGCGGGACCTGTTCGAGTTGCGGTTCTCGGAAGGGCTGGCGCAGGAGACCGCCGCGGAGCGGGTGGGCCTCACGCGCATTCAGGTCCGCCGGAGGGAGAAGGGTCTCAAGCAGCGGCTGCTCGAGTTTCTGCAGGAGCGTGGGTACCTGCAGGGCATCCAGGCGAAAGGCTGGGGCTTCTTGAAGAGGAGTGGGGACGGATGA